The following coding sequences lie in one Methanopyrus sp. SNP6 genomic window:
- the cofC gene encoding 2-phospho-L-lactate guanylyltransferase, with product MRFVVPFADRRDRKTRLSSCMDEEMREKFALAMLRHVVDVLSKFGEVEVVTPDTRLSVPGAKVRLSNASLDELPLPDGEFGLVMSDLPLLSEEDVERALEGLEDADVVLCPSRRGGTSGVFVGEGVRFRPTFGGVSFPRNLKRAEERGMEVTVVKSLGFFADVDEPEDLLDAALLGKEEVARIARSVINV from the coding sequence GTGAGGTTCGTGGTACCGTTCGCGGATAGGAGGGACCGAAAGACCAGGCTGTCCTCGTGCATGGACGAGGAAATGCGTGAGAAGTTCGCGTTGGCGATGTTAAGGCACGTGGTAGATGTGCTCTCCAAGTTTGGCGAGGTAGAAGTAGTGACTCCGGACACACGTCTGTCGGTGCCTGGGGCGAAGGTACGATTGAGTAACGCGAGTCTCGACGAGCTACCGCTCCCGGACGGCGAATTCGGGCTGGTGATGTCGGATCTACCGTTGCTGTCCGAAGAAGACGTCGAGCGGGCGTTGGAAGGGTTGGAAGATGCGGATGTCGTTCTCTGTCCGTCCCGACGAGGTGGTACGAGTGGGGTGTTTGTCGGGGAGGGTGTGCGGTTCAGGCCGACGTTCGGTGGTGTGAGCTTCCCTAGGAACTTGAAACGGGCGGAAGAGCGAGGGATGGAAGTCACTGTGGTGAAATCGTTGGGGTTCTTCGCCGATGTGGACGAGCCGGAGGATCTGCTCGACGC